The genomic segment TTCAAAGACTATAGAAAAATCATATAAAATTAATAATAAACAACTTTTAAATATATCTTCAATAAAGAAAATGTTTAAAATGTCAAAAATGAAATCTGGTTTTAAAAGAAAAATACTTTTTAAGAAATTACCAAAAATTCTAATCACTAAAGATACTTATCGCATGGGCTTAGGGTTAATGCAAAAAACTTCAGAAAAAGGGATAATTAGATTAGTTAAAGTTGCCGCTGGCGTAAGACAATAAATGAAATTTAAATATATTATTCTTTTAATATTATTTCTCAATCAAAGCGCTAAAGGAGCAGAAAACCTATTTCTTTATAAAGGAACATTTAGTAGAAGCATTAGAATAGAAGAACTATCTAAATTTAAATTAACAAAAAAGCCCAGCAATAAATTAAAAAATCTAATAAAGATTACGGGCCAAAAAGAAAAAAACCTACATAAAATCCTATCTACAAAAATAGAATTTCCAATAAAAACAAGTAGCAAATTAATGAACAGTAGAATAGGAGAAGTTTTTTTAAGCAGGTTATCTAAAATAATTCATCCTAATAAAATATCTAACATAAAATTAAGCTCTAAAGCTTTAAGGTCTGGACTTTTAATAGGTTCTTTTAATAACAATCAGAAAATTAATCTAATAGATTTTTTAAAGGCTTATCCAAATAAAAATATTGCTTTTGATCTA from the Prochlorococcus marinus str. NATL2A genome contains:
- a CDS encoding alpha/beta hydrolase, which translates into the protein MKFKYIILLILFLNQSAKGAENLFLYKGTFSRSIRIEELSKFKLTKKPSNKLKNLIKITGQKEKNLHKILSTKIEFPIKTSSKLMNSRIGEVFLSRLSKIIHPNKISNIKLSSKALRSGLLIGSFNNNQKINLIDFLKAYPNKNIAFDLNALSKTLKKVDSLKELIEFYADSPFKKLKDGRSST